A window of Primulina tabacum isolate GXHZ01 chromosome 4, ASM2559414v2, whole genome shotgun sequence contains these coding sequences:
- the LOC142541586 gene encoding uncharacterized protein LOC142541586, with protein sequence MKILKGYVKNRARPEGCIAECYLAEVRMAFCSAYIKNASSFGVRSNRNDDLEDGLLEGRPISKGKENILEDHVLQAAHRYVLFNTAEVEPYLQMHIDELKQTAHRFLSNETLLQKQHMETFAEWLSKQDHVNSSDRIQWLSHGPRKHVTSYTGYIVNGHRFHTIDVGRSTQDSGVSIEADTVCQSNANDNSHTVGRLSYYGVIRDIVLLDYYSFKVPIFRCDWASPGTGIKIEDGFTLVNLHQGLKTFESDPFILASQAKQVFYSRDNDETNWYVLLKAPPRGIHNMIVLEEDAYTSSTPLDVSLLEINITEKEPYSRNECEGIDVTEI encoded by the exons ATGAAAATACTAAAAGGGTATGTGAAGAACCGGGCAAGACCAGAAGGTTGTATAGCTGAGTGTTACCTCGCAGAAGTACGAATGGCATTTTGTAGTGCTTATATAAAAAATGCTTCTAGTTTTGGTGTTCGTTCTAATAGGAACGATGATTTGGAAGATGGATTATTAGAAGGTAGGCCAATTTCTAAagggaaagaaaatattttagaggATCACGTGTTACAAGCTGCACATCGATATGTGTTGTTCAACACTGCAGAAGTTGAACCTTACTTACA GATGCACATTGACGAGCTGAAACAAACAGCTCATCGTTTCTTAAGTAATGAAACATTGTTACAAAAGCAACATATGGAAACATTTGCTGAATGGCTATCAAAACAGGATCATGTTAACTCTTCAGACCGAATTCAATGGCTATCACATGGTCCAAGAAAGCACGTTACATCTTATACGGGATATATTGTAAATGGACATCGGTTCCACACAATTGATGTTGGAAGGTCGACACAAGATAGTGGTGTTTCAATTGAAGCTGATACTGTTTGTCAATCTAATGCTAATGACAATTCACATACAGTAGGAAGACTATCATACTATGGGGTTATACGAGATATTGTTTTGCTAGACTACTATTCTTTCAAAGTGCCTATTTTTAGGTGTGATTGGGCCAGTCCTGGAACTGGTATCAAAATTGAAGATGGTTTTACACTGGTCAACTTACACCAAGGACTAAAAACTTTTGAAAGTGATCCTTTCATTTTAGCATCACAAGCAAAGCAAGTATTTTATTCCAGGGACAATGATGAAACAAATTGGTATGTGTTGCTAAAAGCGCCGCCTCGTGGTATTCATAACATGATTGTGCTTGAAGAAGATGCTTATACGTCATCAACACCTCTTGATGTGTCCCTACTTGAGATTAACATTACTGAGAAAGAACCGTACTCAAGGAATGAGTGTGAGGGAATCGATGTGACTGAGATATGA